Genomic DNA from Candidatus Scalindua japonica:
CCTCTCATTTTCTTTGTTATCCTTCTCCCGTTTTCCCTTGAAGGTTTCTTTCACTCCACCTAAAGCTCGTTTACGCCAATCCGTTATTTGTGTCCTATGTACTTCGTATTTCGATGACAACTCCGCTATAGTCTTTTCTTCCTTAATTGCTTCCAATGCCACCTTCGCCTTAAATTCCGCATTAAAACCCTTTCTCATTTTCGAACCTCCTTTTTGATATTTTAACATCAAAAATGCATCTTAGCTAGTGGTCCGAAAATCCCAGTCCATTATAGTCATCCGCAACATAACAGCGTTGCTGTGTTCGGCTGGATCAAAAGAGGAAAAGTCAAAGAACTTAAGAGCAACACAGGACGCCAAAGACTCAATATCAATGGTGCTTTTAATATTGATGAATTAAGTGCCATAGTTGGTTATGATCATTCTATAAACGCTCAGTCCACGATATCTCTGCTCAAAAAGATTGAATCAAAACATCCGTCTTCGGGCGCTATTTATACAATTTGTGACAATGCAAGGTATTATAAATCGAAAAAGGTAAAAGCGGGTCAACCTCTTTTTTTTGGAGAAAAATCGTTCCTAATTTTTATGTGATAATATCAACATTAAAAATACATTCGAATGCATCATGGCTGGGTTTATTTGACCCCTGTTATTGATTGGTATAGTCGCTATGTATTGAGCTGGAAGGTCTCAGTTACCTTGGAACCATCCTTCTGTGTTGAGGCATTACAATGTGCTCTATCGGAAGGAACTCCGAGTGTCTTCAACACAGACCAAGGTAGTCAATTTACATGCAACAATTTCACCAGCGTATTATTGGAAAGAGGTATTCAAGTTAGTATGGATGGCCGTGGCCGGTATCTTGATATTATTTTTGTAGAACGTTTATGGCGTACCGTCAAAGTGGAAGAAGTTTACTTAAGGGATTACGATACTGTGACTGAGGCAGTGTATTATCTTGGCCGCTATTTTAAATTTTATAATTATGAAAGGTTACACGAATCACTGGGGTACCAAACCCCAGCCGAGGTGTACTTTGGGGTTTTTGCCCCTCCAGTCGCCCTACGGGCTCCTTCCGGAGCAAAAGCCCCCAAAGTCGGTGATAAGTCCATCTAAAAAAGTTAATATTTTTGTCTAGCCCCAGTTTACAAGTTATGTC
This window encodes:
- a CDS encoding transposase; this translates as MPVHYSHPQHNSVAVFGWIKRGKVKELKSNTGRQRLNINGAFNIDELSAIVGYDHSINAQSTISLLKKIESKHPSSGAIYTICDNARYYKSKKVKAGQPLFFGEKSFLIFM